One genomic window of Desulfobulbaceae bacterium includes the following:
- a CDS encoding glycosyltransferase family 2 protein → MQPKVYVLVLNYNGKQHLEYCLPSMAATQYDNCHIVLVDNGSTDGSLEFTRENFKDVIILENGANLVWAGGNNAGIKYALENGADYIVLQNNDTKADPRWIAGAVEVCENDPRIGIVGFTMLQEYIKGEDPDEIRFKELSAAWEKLEYEDAPHVTGAAFFSRADVYRDLGLIDEAYFAYGEEDDMARRIKRAGYLQVRINVPLWHYNGGYWSKRLWKSSWFAMRNTIRLIIKNESYSAGWQEIKEVIRFVCKPGVEFDPNIPHCLRMRPSNFMVNSLALGCAFLWNIFALPATLSARREDERRIDLVRKRWA, encoded by the coding sequence ATGCAGCCTAAAGTATATGTACTGGTTCTAAATTATAACGGAAAACAGCATCTTGAATATTGCCTGCCGTCCATGGCGGCAACGCAATATGATAACTGTCATATTGTGTTGGTAGACAATGGCTCGACAGATGGATCCCTGGAGTTTACTCGTGAGAACTTTAAAGATGTGATCATTTTGGAGAACGGTGCCAATCTTGTTTGGGCAGGCGGCAATAACGCTGGGATAAAATATGCCCTTGAAAATGGCGCTGATTACATTGTTTTGCAAAACAATGATACAAAAGCTGATCCTCGCTGGATAGCTGGGGCGGTTGAGGTGTGCGAAAATGATCCACGGATTGGCATTGTCGGTTTTACAATGTTGCAGGAGTATATTAAGGGCGAAGATCCTGATGAGATACGATTTAAGGAGTTGTCTGCCGCCTGGGAAAAGTTGGAGTACGAAGATGCGCCCCATGTTACTGGTGCGGCTTTTTTTTCGAGAGCAGATGTTTATAGGGATTTAGGGCTGATTGACGAGGCCTATTTTGCATACGGTGAAGAGGATGATATGGCGCGGCGGATTAAGCGTGCCGGCTACTTACAGGTACGGATTAATGTGCCCCTATGGCATTACAATGGGGGGTATTGGAGTAAACGGTTGTGGAAATCTTCATGGTTTGCCATGCGCAATACAATTCGCCTTATTATCAAAAATGAATCGTATTCCGCCGGATGGCAGGAAATTAAAGAGGTGATACGTTTTGTCTGTAAACCGGGAGTTGAGTTTGATCCTAATATACCACATTGTCTGCGAATGAGGCCTTCAAATTTTATGGTTAATTCATTGGCGCTAGGATGTGCGTTTCTGTGGAACATATTTGCCTTGCCAGCTACGCTTAGTGCTCGACGGGAAGATGAACGCCGTATCGATTTGGTTAGAAAACGATGGGCGTAA